A region of Blastocatellia bacterium DNA encodes the following proteins:
- a CDS encoding tyrosine-type recombinase/integrase, which produces MTQAPQNDLILASAERQVALKNALRLWAEAVTAASTHRRDELLQYKQKVVTAFFAFVGKHPAEVSPLDVEQWRQRLKGQGLAANTIYSRICFLSSFFEWAMRTPALKEQIKQNPVRLAMPKAPKPYQTESAKAWTDAEMQAIVDVVRAKADAGDIVGKRDYALLLFYLITGMRRQEVIGLRGKNLRLEEDAIVITSKVKGGDYIGREVRDPGLRAALLEYLTTCGRLVVLKTDGPLWTRHDRAGKPGAALSSHSFVKNLKRYARQAGVGEVHLHQTRHSYARIIAEESGSITDTQDALGHRNAATTRIYVQRIAVKKDKYSDRITRRILREHS; this is translated from the coding sequence ATGACTCAAGCGCCTCAAAACGACTTGATTCTGGCTAGTGCTGAGCGCCAGGTGGCCCTGAAGAATGCCCTACGCCTGTGGGCCGAAGCCGTCACCGCCGCCTCCACTCACCGACGCGATGAGCTCCTACAGTACAAACAAAAAGTCGTCACCGCGTTCTTCGCCTTCGTTGGAAAGCACCCGGCTGAAGTTTCGCCCCTCGATGTCGAGCAGTGGCGGCAGCGGCTCAAAGGGCAAGGCCTCGCCGCAAATACGATTTACTCACGCATCTGCTTTCTCAGTTCCTTCTTCGAGTGGGCTATGCGCACGCCGGCTCTTAAAGAGCAGATCAAGCAAAACCCGGTGCGGCTGGCGATGCCGAAGGCCCCCAAGCCTTACCAGACCGAGAGCGCCAAGGCCTGGACCGACGCCGAGATGCAAGCCATCGTTGATGTCGTGCGAGCCAAAGCCGATGCCGGAGACATCGTCGGCAAGCGTGATTACGCGCTGCTGCTGTTTTACCTGATCACCGGCATGCGCCGGCAGGAGGTGATCGGCTTGAGGGGCAAGAATCTCAGGCTCGAAGAAGATGCAATCGTAATCACCAGCAAGGTCAAAGGTGGTGACTATATCGGCAGGGAAGTGCGCGATCCGGGTTTACGGGCGGCGCTGCTGGAGTACCTGACTACCTGCGGGAGGCTGGTGGTGCTGAAGACGGATGGGCCGCTGTGGACGCGGCACGACCGGGCAGGGAAACCGGGGGCGGCGCTCAGTTCGCACTCGTTCGTGAAGAACCTGAAGCGGTATGCGCGGCAAGCCGGAGTCGGCGAAGTGCATCTGCACCAGACGCGGCACAGCTACGCGCGGATCATCGCCGAGGAGAGCGGCTCGATCACCGACACACAAGACGCGTTGGGGCACCGGAATGCCGCGACGACGCGCATCTACGTGCAGCGGATCGCGGTCAAGAAAGATAAGTATAGCGACCGCATTACCCGGCGAATCCTGCGTGAGCATTCCTGA